The genomic interval AGGCCGTGCGCGTCGGCGAGCCCGACCGCCACCCGCACGATGCGGTCCAGGCTCAGCCCCGGGCCGCTCCCGGCACCGTCGCGTTCCATCCACCCCGCCCCGATCGTCGCCACCCGGTACGCATGCTCGCGTACACTGTACCCACGATCCGCGACCACGACGGGGTGACGATGACCGAGACGATGACGGTACGCCGGGCCGGGCTCGCCGATGCCCGGGCCGTCGCCGAGGCGGTGGGCCGGGCGGGGCTGGACGAGGCGGTCTTCAGCTGGGTGGTGCCGGACGAGGCCGCCCGACAGGCCTGCGCCGAGGCGTGGGTGGAGTTCGCCCCGGCCTGGGTCTCCGGCCTGTTGGAGACCGGGGAGATCCTGCTGATGCGGGACGGCTCGCTGGCGGTCGGCGGCCTGTCGGTGTGGGAGCTGCGCGGTCCCGGGCCGGACGAGTCGACCGCCCCGGTCGACCCGGTGGAGGCGCAACGGCAGGCCGCCTTCCTCGACCGGGCGTACGGCCGGTACGCGCCCCGGATGGCCCTGGTCGACGAGCTGATCGCGGCCCGCCACCCGGACCGGGAGCCGCACTGGTACCTCCAGCAGATGGCCGTACTGCCGGCGCTGCGCGGCCGGGGACTCGGCGGTGCGATGCTGCGCCACCAGCTCGACCGGGCCGACACCGACGGGATCGGCACATATCTGGAGGCGAGTACGCCGCGCAACCGCGCCCTCTACGAGCGGTACGGCTTCCGGGCCCAGGGTGAGCCGATCCGGCTGCCGGACGGCGGCCCCGCACTCCAGCCGATGTGGCGGGACCCACGCCCGCCCCGGACCACGACCGACGGCTGAGCCCACGACCGACGGCTGAGCCCACGACCGGGGTCGCGGGACTGCGGCCCCACCGGTCCGTCAACTCCCCTCGAAACCCTCGCGGCCGGTGGAGCGGGTACTGGCCAGCCAGATCCCGAAGCCCATCGCCAGGATCGCCGGCACCTCGACCAGGAGCCGGAGCCCGCCGAACGAGAGCGTCTCGTGGAAGGCGGTCACCCCGATCACCACGCTGGCGACGGGGTCCACCAGGGTGATCGCGGTGAGCGGCGCGGCGAGCGGACCGTTCTGGAAGGCGTTCTGGTTCAGCGCCACCGAGGCGAACCCGACCACGGCCAGCGCGTACAGGTGCCAGTCGGTCAGCGTCGAGAGCGGGTCGTGGGTGACCCGTTCGGCGACGGTCTTCAGCAGCGACGCGGTACCGGCGTAGAGCAGCCCGCTGGCGATACCGAGCAGGGTTCCCCGGGCGGCGCCGGTGGCCCGGTGGGCCAGGAGCAGGCAGGTCA from Plantactinospora sp. BC1 carries:
- a CDS encoding N-acetyltransferase, translating into MLAYTVPTIRDHDGVTMTETMTVRRAGLADARAVAEAVGRAGLDEAVFSWVVPDEAARQACAEAWVEFAPAWVSGLLETGEILLMRDGSLAVGGLSVWELRGPGPDESTAPVDPVEAQRQAAFLDRAYGRYAPRMALVDELIAARHPDREPHWYLQQMAVLPALRGRGLGGAMLRHQLDRADTDGIGTYLEASTPRNRALYERYGFRAQGEPIRLPDGGPALQPMWRDPRPPRTTTDG